A genomic region of Glycine max cultivar Williams 82 chromosome 15, Glycine_max_v4.0, whole genome shotgun sequence contains the following coding sequences:
- the LOC100306524 gene encoding uncharacterized protein LOC100306524 (The RefSeq protein has 2 substitutions compared to this genomic sequence) — MAAGVTVKSEVLESSPPEGVCSNTVENHLVQTNLSDGSPNKSVPASGLDAVIPSANQLTIFYNGSVCVYDGIPAEKVHEIMLIAAAAAKSTEMKKIGTQTTLISPAPSRPSSPHGITNNIGSSQKSSICRLQAEFPIARRHSLQRFLEKRRDRLGSKTPYPSSPTTKVADNIENNFCADNAPELISLNRSEEEFQPTVSAS; from the exons ATGGCTGCTGGTGTCACTGTCAAGTCCGAGGTTCTAGAATCTTCTCCTCCTGAAGGAGTTTGTTCCAACACGGTGGAAAACCACCTGGTCCAGACCAATTTGTCTGATGGGTCACCCAACAA gtCTGTGCCAGCATCTGGACTTGATGCAGTGATTCCTAGTGCAAATCAGCTTACCATCTTCTATAATGGGAGTGTTTGTGTCTATGATGGAATCCCTGCAGAGAAG GTGCATGAAATAATGCTtattgctgctgctgctgccaaGTCCACTGAAATGAAGAAGATTGGGACCCAAACTACCCTCATTTCACCTGTTCCGTCAAGGCCTTCTTCTCCACATGGAATCACTAACAATATTGGTTCCTCACAGAAGAGTTCCATCTGCAGGCTGCAAGCTG AATTCCCAATAGCACGTAGGCATTCACTTCAAAGGTTTCTTGAGAAGCGTCGTGATAG gcTTGGGAGCAAGACACCTTATCCTTCCTCATCAACTACAAAAGTGGCTGACAACATAGAGAACAACTTCTGTGCTGACAATGCACCAGAACTGATTTCCTTGAATCGATCCGAGGAGGAATTTCAGCCAACTGTCTCTGCCTCTTGA